The Podarcis raffonei isolate rPodRaf1 chromosome 2, rPodRaf1.pri, whole genome shotgun sequence genome window below encodes:
- the LOC128408740 gene encoding E3 ubiquitin-protein ligase TRIM11-like, which translates to MATADPAKHLQDEVTCSICLDYFKDPVMITECQHDFCRACITKYWKRSGASICCPDCRRAASWQSLKPNRRLANMVEAAKQLRLQLEQSPGREKMCREHKKPLSLFCTTENTLICMFCERSKAHRNHRVISPERAAADYKGILLGHLKELKKERNKILSVKSNGEKPCQDLLVRTGITQGSANFFSRGPVHCPSDLVGGSAVN; encoded by the exons ATGGCTACCGCAGATCCAGCAAAACACCTTCAGGACGAAGTCACTTGTTCCATTTGTCTGGATTACTTCAAGGATCCAGTTATGATCACGGAGTGCCAGCACGACTTTTGCCGAGCCTgcatcacaaagtattggaaaagATCAGGAGCTTCCATTTGCTGCCCGGATTGCAGAAGAGCAGCTTCCTGGCAAAGCCTGAAACCCAACCGGCGCCTGGCGAACATGGTGGAAGCGGCTAAGCAGCTCCGTCTGCAGCTGGAGCAAAGTCCAGGAAGGGAGAAAATGTGCAGGGAGCACAAGAAGCCTCTGAGTCTGTTCTGCACAACAGAAAATACCCTTATTTGCATGTTCTGCGAGAGATCCAAGGCTCACAGAAACCACCGTGTTATTTCCCCAGAAAGAGCTGCTGCAGATTACAAG GGTATACTACTTGGACATCTAAAGgaactgaaaaaagaaagaaacaagattctGTCGGTTAAATCAAATGGTGAGAAGCCGTGCCAGGACCTATTGGTAAGAACTGGcataactcaggggtcagcaaactttttcagcagggggccggttcactgtccctcagaccttgtgggggg
- the LOC128408912 gene encoding zinc finger protein RFP-like produces the protein MAAPNPEKSLQDEATCSICLDYYQNPMMVIDCGHNFCRDCIAQCCEGSIANVFSCPQCRKPFPWQNLRPNRHLWNIVELAMQFSKRRAKELGEQTLCKKHQEPLKLFCEYDQTSICVVCDRSKLHKYHSVIPIEEAAQVYQEKIHHCLQTLKEERDKILSFKLDAEKPSQDLLAETEAERQKLVLECQQLRQLLEKEEQLLLTRLQKLEIEIEKKKEEHAAKFSEEISHISTLIGELEQKGQEPPGGLMQDIGSIFNRCKRGKFQFPTPPDSSELSTMLQEFSKESASLQGKLRKFRETLDEQKWINENVTLDPMTAHPRFVVFDGQKAVAWGSVRQELPYSTGRFDPTRCVLGCQGFTSGKHHWTVDVSKGTFWAVGVAKESVKRKGHLNIVPEEGIMAVGFNNGQYKTLTSPPTILNPSKHPQKIQIRLDYEGGTVGFFDAEENKRLVLFSVKFVSKIFPFFRVGDMNTVLRLC, from the exons ATGGCTGCGCCGAACCCAGAGAAAAGCCTCCAGGATGAAGCCACCTGTTCCATCTGCCTGGATTATTACCAGAACCCGATGATGGTCATCGACTGTGGCCACAACTTCTGCCGGGATTGCATTGCCCAGTGCTGTGAAGGCTCCATTGCCAATGTGTTCTCCTGTCCGCAATGCAGAAAACCCTTCCCTTGGCAGAACCTGCGGCCAAACAGGCACCTGTGGAATATCGTTGAGCTGGCCATGCAGTTCAGCAAGCGGCGAGCCAAGGAGTTGGGAGAACAGACACTCTGCAAGAAACACCAGGAGCCGCTGAAGCTCTTCTGCGAATACGATCAAACGTCCATCTGCGTGGTTTGTGACAGGTCCAAGCTGCATAAATATCACAGCGTGATTCCTATAGAGGAGGCCGCTCAGGTTTACCAG GAGAAAATACATCACTGCTTGCAAACtctgaaagaagagagagacaagatTTTATCGTTTAAATTAGATGCAGAGAAGCCAAGCCAGGATCTGCTG GCAGAAACTGAAGCCGAGAGGCAGAAGCTTGTGTTGGAATGTCAGCAGCTCCGCCAGTTGCTAGAGAAAGAAGAGCAGCTCCTGTTAACCCGGCTGCAGAAGCTGGAGATAGAGAttgagaagaagaaggaagagcatGCAGCTAAATTTTCCGAGGAGATTTCCCATATCAGCACCCTAATTGGCGAGCTGGAGCAGAAGGGTCAGGAGCCGCCAGGTGGGCTGATGCAG GATATTGGAAGTATCTTCAACAG GTGCAAGAGGGGCAAATTTCAGTTTCCTACTCCACCTGATTCTTCGGAGCTCAGTACAATGCTTCAGGAATTCTCCAAAGAGAGTGCTTCACTGCAGGGCAAACTCAGGAAATTCAGAG AGACTTTGGATGAACAAAAGTGGATAAATG agAACGTGACACTGGACCCCATGACGGCTCACCCTCGATTTGTTGTGTTTGATGGTCAGAAAGCTGTCGCATGGGGATCTGTCCGCCAGGAGCTTCCCTACAGCACCGGACGATTTGACCCCACCCGCTGCGTGCTTGGCTGTCAAGGATTCACCTCAGGGAAGCATCATTGGACAGTGGATGTGAGCAAAGGAACTTTCTGGGCTGTGGGTGTAGCCAAAGAATCTGTGAAGAGGAAAGGACATCTGAATATTGTCCCTGAGGAGGGAATCATGGCTGTGGGTTTTAACAACGGTCAGTACAAAACCTTAACGTCGCCCCCGACCATTCTGAACCCAAGTAAACACCCCCAAAAGATTCAAATCCGTTTGGACTATGAAGGAGGAACTGTGGGGTTTTTTGATGCGGAAGAAAACAAGCGCCTTGTTCTCTTTAGTGTCAAATTTGTGTCAAAAATATTTCCTTTCTTCCGAGTTGGGGACATGAACACTGTGCTCCGCCTGTGTTAA
- the LOC128408925 gene encoding butyrophilin subfamily 3 member A3-like, giving the protein MEAPIFSCDPEMRSFLFILTIFFVIPPINNVDPATGLAPLISIEGYQDKGIRIVCRSSGWYPKPEILWRGPNGRHFPSLGQKISMEGNGLFEVQNDIILTGSSNHSLTCVVRNSFLNQEKESTIHIADHFFPKISQWIAGLCVSLLALLGFILLLLYLFNINRKLSAELSWRNLVMPIKKANVTLDPDTANNELILSADRKTVIQGFTWHSLPDSPLRFSLERCVLGSEGFSSGRHYWEVEVGEEGYWAVGLARGSVKRKECLSLDPSEGIWAVEKCRVQYQALTVPETPLSLRKRPRKLGIYLDYETGQVAFHDVNHKTPIFTFPSAAFDGEVVFPFLHVGVGCWLRLCPRISLCEA; this is encoded by the exons atggaggCGCCCATCTTCTCTTGTGACCCAGAAATGCGTTCCTTTCTGTTCATTCTCACCATTTTCTTTGTTATTCCACCTATAAATAATGTGGACCCTG CAACAGGCCTTGCTCCCCTTATTTCCATCGAAGGCTATCAGGACAAGGGGATCCGAATAGTTTGCCGATCCAGTGGTTGGTACCCAAAGCCTGAGATCCTGTGGAGAGGTCCCAATGGGAGGCACTTCCCTTCACTGGGACAAAAAATTTCCATGGAGGGCAATGGGTTGTTTGAGGTGCAGAACGACATCATCCTAACAGGAAGTTCAAATCATAGCCTAACCTGTGTGGTCCGGAACAGCTTCCTCAACCAGGAAAAGGAATCAACTATTCATATAGCAG atCACTTCTTCCCCAAGATCTCTCAGTGGATAGCTGGTTTGTGTGTCTCCCTCTTGGCTCTTCTCGgtttcattctcctcctcctttaccTGTTTAATATAAACA GAAAGCTTTCTGCAGAACTGA GTTGGAGGAACTTGGTGATGCCAATCAAAAAAG CAAATGTAACCCTGGATCCGGACACAGCGAACAACGAGCTCATCCTGTCTGCGGACCGGAAGACCGTCATACAAGGCTTCACGTGGCACAGCCTGCCTGACAGCCCCCTGAGATTCAGCCTCGAGCGCTGCGTTTTGGGAAGCGAGGGCTTTTCCTCAGGAAGGCACTACTGGGAAGTCGAGGTGGGCGAGGAGGGGTACTGGGCCGTGGGGCTGGCAAGGGGTTCCGTGAAGAGGAAGGAGTGCCTCAGCCTTGACCCCAGCGAAGGGATCTGGGCCGTGGAGAAGTGCCGGGTCCAGTACCAAGCTCTCACCGTCCCTGAGACGCCCCTGTCTTTGCGGAAGAGACCCAGGAAACTTGGGATTTACTTGGACTACGAGACGGGGCAAGTGGCGTTTCATGACGTCAACCACAAGACACCCATCTTCACTTTCCCCTCCGCTGCTTTCGACGGGGAGGTGGTCTTCCCTTTCCTGCACGTCGGGGTGGGATGCTGGCTTCGACTGTGCCCGAGAATTTCCTTGTGTGAGGCTTAA